The proteins below are encoded in one region of Triticum aestivum cultivar Chinese Spring chromosome 1B, IWGSC CS RefSeq v2.1, whole genome shotgun sequence:
- the LOC123119326 gene encoding uncharacterized protein, producing the protein MAALRAETPGATVAAGVAADPVAATTGGQRAPPPHLAVRQAQNRSGQNQVQSNQSNTSGRPTDAPRGKWGDDGFDAYGVGQHRGSSSAGGGRGYAWQSDGSAERPFLGPAGGFVEGASGPDNRHRGGYRGYRGRGGGRGRFRRPPPPRHVDSDGAAMETDQTPQELPPQAMEVVNALAVAEVPGIAKEAEVVQVADSERASKYARKKERMLCYRCGEKGHFIAECVAQLCESCGKPAHASGDCPLLRDHIPALTVYGVYCAELMFFESAAAREIPADTQSLTSGLVKVTQGDVSQAQIVQRLQELAPGDFQWDLVPVEDRVFRVEFPSIEDLQRLLSFGMCKVPGTKGILEFHEWKKVEPKGKPLTQVWLRFSGAPSEALSDVRVVASLGIMVGKTEKVDMAFTRAQGVARLRVSILDIEYVPDVINWTYRGEVFPLDIEFEDAELFAEVAAGTDVDMHDGGDDTGAPREQADEAAQEPNGSGPAAQEPENGAGMEQSPASSLPHNSLRFGSFLPSSAPPRLWSDRVDSDDAFEHSLPVLDFGRSPRQSASFSARVVQEVEPQESPGRSRSSVSSRRGGASGQVATTPSHSSVSQQAAQVPVSSRGDISLGQEALEVRLAGASLVVGSPEVLGRRQGQVAPDPLVPTAVLQVERTAATASAGGVGLGQEALVPTPSGISTSPTRSPSPRPTPGAATREEVIAFGGIRDPASEGRRTSSRLQDLPEVDDLQQRCAMRAAKLRDVESTTGYLPSNGSYPFLVATHSDGGQGAFGYCCYPMGDGSSGYIQPVWMAVV; encoded by the exons ATGGCTGCTCTGAGGGCCGAGACGCCGGGGGCCACGGTGGCTGCCGGTGTCGCTGCTGATCCGGTGGCGGCAACTACCGGGGGTCAGCGTGCACCCCCGCCACACCTTGCGGTTCGTCAGGCGCAGAATCGTTCGGGGCAGAATCAGGTTCAGAGTAATCAGAGTAATACCAGTGGGAGACCGACTGATGCACCTCGAGGCAAGTGGGGTGATGACGGGTTTGATGCGTATGGAGTAGGCCAGCATCGGGGCTCATCTTCAGCGGGAGGAGGTCGGGGTTATGCTTGGCAGAGTGACGGGTCTGCAGAGAGACCGTTCCTGGGGCCGGCTGGAGGCTTCGTTGAGGGGGCCTCAGGACCTGATAACAGGCACAGAGGAGGTTATCGCGGATACCGTGGTCGTGGTGGAGGCCGCGGAAGGTtccgccggccgcctccccctagacATGTTGACTCTGACGGGGCGGCGATGGAGACTGATCAGACACCACAGGAGCTACCTCCCCAGGCGATGGAGGTGGTGAATGCACTTGCGGTTGCTGAGGTTCCTGGGATTGCGAAGGAGGCTGAGGTGGTTCAAGTGGCTGATTCTGAGAGGGCATCCAAGTACGCTCGGAAGAAAGAGAGAATGCTTTGTTACCGGTGCGGAGAGAAGGGGCACTTCATCGCGGAGTGTGTGGCCCAGCTGTGCGAATCCTGTGGTAAGCCTGCGCATGCTTCAGGGGATTGTCCTTTGCTGAGGGACCATATTCCAGCTCTTACTGTATATGGTGTGTACTGTGCGGAGCTGATGTTCTTCGAGTCAGCGGCTGCGAGGGAGATCCCAGCTGATACACAGAGCCTTACTTCTGGTTTGGTCAAGGTGACACAGGGAGATGTCTCCCAGGCTCAGATTGTGCAGAGACTTCAGGAGTTGGCTCCGGGTGATTTTCAGTGGGACCTCGTACCCGTTGAGGATAGAGTATTCAGAGTGGAGTTTCCTTCGATTGAGGACTTGCAGCGTTTGTTGAGCTTTGGGATGTGTAAGGTGCCAGGCACCAAAGGTATTTTGGAGTTCCACGAGTGGAAGAAAGTTGAGCCTAAGGGGAAGCCTCTTACTCAGGTGTGGCTGCGTTTCTCGGGGGCACCGTCTGAGGCTCTTTCTGATGTGCGTGTGGTGGCTAGTTTGGGGATTATGGTTGGTAAGACGGAGAAAGTGGATATGGCGTTCACTAGAGCTCAGGGGGTGGCTCGACTGCGAGTTAGCATTCTGGATATTGAGTATGTCCCGGACGTCATCAACTGGACCTATAGAGGCGAGGTGTTTCCACTTGATATTGAGTTTGAGGATGCAGAGTTGTTTGCTGAGGTTGCTGCTGGCACTGACGTGGATATGCACGATGGGGGTGATGATACAGGTGCTCCCAGGGAGCAGGCGGATGAGGCAGCACAGGAGCCCAATGGATCGGGGCCTGCTGCTCAGGAGCCGGAGAACGGAGCCGGGATGGAGCAGTCCCCGGCTTCGTCTTTGCCTCATAACTCACTGCGGTTTGGATCTTTTCTGCCGTCGTCGGCGCCTCCTCGTCTGTGGAGTGATCGGGTTGACTCTGACGATGCGTTCGAGCATTCGCTACCGGTCTTGGACTTTGGGCGGTCACCCCGGCAGTCGGCCAGCTTCAGTGCCCGTGTTGTTCAAGAGGTGGAGCCTCAGGAGTCGCCAGGGCGATCTAGGTCTTCGGTTTCCTCGCGGAGGGGAGGGGCGTCTGGGCAGGTGGCCACGACTCCCTCTCATTCTTCTGTTTCACAGCAGGCGGCGCAGGTACCTGTGTCCAGCCGGGGCGACATATCtttggggcaggaggccctggagGTCCGTCTCGCGGGAGCCTCGTTGGTGGTGGGGTCGCCGGAGGTGCTAGGCAGGCGTCAGGGGCAGGTGGCCCCTGACCCTCTAGTACCGACGGCGGTCCTGCAGGTGGAGCGCACGGCTGCCACGGCGTCGGCTGGGGGGGTCGGACTAGGGCAGGAGGCCCTGGTGCCAACTCCGTCAGGCATCTCCACATCTCCTACGCGGTCCCCCTCTCCCAGACCTACTCCGGGAGCCGCTACTCGGGAGGAGGTGATCGCGTTCGGAGGGATCCGAGACCCTGCTTCCGAGGGGAGGCGGACGAGCTCTCGTCTCCAGGACCTTCCGGAGGTTGATGATTTGCAGCAGAGGTGCGCTATGCGGGCGGCCAAGCTGCGTGATGTGGAGAGCACAACAG gttatcttccgagcaaCGGCTCTTATCCGTtcctggtcgctactcactccgacggaggccagggagcttttggttactgctgctatccgatgggagatggtagctcgggatatattcagccggtttggatggcggtcgtgTAA
- the LOC123090143 gene encoding uncharacterized protein, whose protein sequence is METGASSGTGSFPAEDGEIWVPVLSDPLDGGSNSPTQAEIEVYSAYLDYDAMDFQAVLEGPQDEHDIGKLFGGARSPTYIKEANLTHEIECELYSPTSDHGMIQTLAPASPETKEIRGRRISAPATALPEKEEAPVTMARGGGGEEDKKRKGGGKGHPLPCHRRSMRLALAATPLEMGACATFIVDLLDYMPKSGWRHRSRVRSARKRGIWSLNTEQTFLLPNHLGDMSSTCKGKKCGHRKNNDHWTYEEMKKLVDALYISGVGNWTKLKHENFSTSVRTAMNLKDKWRNLKKAYTGNAKKKILPTLDKACVEKIQKLASKMKLHL, encoded by the exons atGGAGACGGGCGCGTCGTCGGGGACGGGGAGCTTTCCGGCCGAAGACGGTGAGATTTGGGTGCCCGTGCTGTCCGATCCTCTGGATGGGGGCTCGAATTCGCCGACCCAG GCGGAGATTGAAGTCTATTCAGCATATCTGGATTATGACGCCATGGACTTCCAAGCAGTCTTAGAAGGACCCCAAGATGAACACGATATTGGAAAATTGTTTGGAG GTGCACGCAGTCCTACTTATATAAAGGAGGCGAATTTAACTCATGAG ATTGAATGTGAACTTTATTCACCAACTAGTGATCATGGCATGATACAAACACTTGCGCCTGCGTCACCAGAAACCAAGGAGATAAGGGGGAGGAGGATATCTGCGCCGGCCACGGCGCTTCCTGAGAAAGAGGAGGCCCCTGTCACCAtggcccgaggaggaggaggagaggaggacaaGAAGAGAAAGGGAGGAGGGAAAGGGCACCCGCTGCCTTGTCACCGGAGAAGCATGAGGCTTGCGCTCGCCGCCACGCCACTGGAGATGGGGGCTTGTGCTACCTTCATAGTAGACCTGCTAG ATTACATGCCGAAAAGTGGTTGGAGGCACCGAAGTCGCGTGAGAAGTGCACGCAAGAGAGGAATATGGTCGTTAAACACGGAACAAACTTTCCTTCTGCCTAACCATTTAGGG gacatgagctctacatgtaaAGGCAAAAAATGTGGGCACAGAAAAAACAATGACCACTGGACATACGAAGAGATGAAAAAACTAGTGGATGCTCTGTATATATCTGGGGTTGGAAATTGGACGAAGTTGAAACATGAGAACTTTTCAACATCAGTTCGAACAGCAATGAATCTTAAG GATAAATGGAGAAATCTTAAGAAAGCCTACACG GGAAATGCTAAAAAAAAGATCTTGCCGACTCTAGACAAGGCTTGTGTCGAAAAGATCCAGAAGCTAGCCTCCAAAATGAAGCTGCACTTGTGA